A portion of the Pseudorasbora parva isolate DD20220531a chromosome 1, ASM2467924v1, whole genome shotgun sequence genome contains these proteins:
- the ankrd46b gene encoding ankyrin repeat domain-containing protein 46, giving the protein MSYVFINDSSQTSVPLLQACIDGDLSFARRLLETGCDPNIRDHRGRTGLHLAAARGNVDICRFLHKFGADLLATDYQGNTALHLCGHVDTIQFLVSNGLKIDICNHNGSTPLVLAKRRGVNKDAIRLLEGLEEQEVKGFNRGAHSKLEAMQMAESESAMESHSLLNPNLQNSEGVLSSFRSTWQEFVEDLGFWRVLLLLVVIALLSLGIAYYVSGVLPFSASQLELVH; this is encoded by the exons ATGTCATATGTCTTCATCAATGACTCTTCGCAGACCAGTGTACCGTTACTGCAGGCCTGTATTGATGGGGACTTAAGTTTTGCTAGGCGTCTGCTGGAGACCGGCTGCGACCCCAATATCCGTGATCACAGGGGTCGCACGGGTCTGCATCTGGCAGCGGCGCGAGGTAATGTGGACATCTGCCGCTTCCTGCACAAGTTTGGCGCAGACCTGCTGGCCACTGACTATCAGGGCAACACTGCACTGCACCTGTGCGGACATGTGGACACGATTCAGTTCCTGGTGTCCAATGGTCTCAAAATTGATATTTG TAACCACAATGGGTCGACCCCACTGGTGCTGGCTAAGAGGAGAGGGGTAAATAAAGATGCCATTCGGCTGTTAGAAGGACTGGAAGAACAAGAGGTCAAGGGCTTCAACAGAGGAGCCCACTCCAAACTCGAAGCCATGCAGATGGCTGAGAGCGAAAG TGCGATGGAGAGCCATTCGCTGCTCAATCCTAACCTGCAGAACAGCGAGGGCGTGCTGTCCAGCTTTCGCTCCACCTGGCAGGAGTTTGTGGAGGACTTGGGCTTCTGGAGggtcctgctgctgctggtggTCATCGCCCTTCTTTCCCTGGGCATTGCTTACTATGTTAGTGGCGTACTGCCCTTTTCTGCGAGTCAGCTGGAGTTGGTCCACTGA